A section of the Flavobacterium sp. CG_23.5 genome encodes:
- the atpB gene encoding F0F1 ATP synthase subunit A encodes MVISNKPLRFIIATLVACLPLISFANPQVDSVKVQTEVALSATEKSQEEAHAEPTDVKSKIRAFIGHHVLDSHDFTFFSDEVEGKHYGFSLPVILWDNGLQFFSSSKFEHGEAVAESNGNFYKINHHDGKIYKTDASGTITENEETGHPTNVRPIDFSITKTVFSILLASLIMFLLFTGLAKSYSKNKGIASGVGRIFEPVVLYIRDEIAIPNIGEKHYKKYMSYLLTIFFFVLFLNIFGLMPFGINVTGNLTVTFALAILTFLITNLTANKNYWGHIFWMPGVPKAMRIILAPIELLGIFIKPFSLMIRLYANIFAGHIVLMSIIGLMFIFKSWLGSSLSFGLSFVLSILEILVAFLQAYIFTMLSALYFGSAVEEHHHEEAH; translated from the coding sequence ATGGTGATTTCAAACAAACCGCTTAGATTTATAATAGCGACTTTAGTAGCCTGTCTTCCTTTAATTAGTTTTGCAAATCCGCAAGTGGATTCTGTGAAAGTACAAACGGAAGTTGCTCTTTCAGCAACGGAAAAAAGCCAGGAAGAAGCTCATGCTGAACCAACGGATGTTAAATCTAAAATCAGAGCATTTATTGGTCATCACGTTTTAGATTCTCATGATTTTACTTTCTTTTCAGATGAAGTAGAAGGAAAACATTACGGTTTTTCTTTACCTGTTATTCTTTGGGATAATGGATTGCAATTTTTCTCCTCTTCTAAATTTGAACATGGTGAAGCAGTAGCTGAGTCCAATGGGAATTTCTACAAAATAAACCATCACGACGGTAAAATATACAAAACTGATGCTTCGGGAACAATAACTGAGAACGAAGAAACAGGTCATCCAACAAACGTTCGTCCAATCGATTTCTCTATTACAAAAACGGTTTTTTCTATACTATTGGCTTCCCTAATAATGTTTTTATTATTCACTGGTTTAGCAAAATCATATTCCAAAAACAAAGGAATTGCTTCTGGAGTTGGAAGAATATTTGAGCCGGTTGTTTTATACATCCGTGATGAAATTGCTATTCCAAACATTGGTGAAAAACACTATAAGAAATACATGAGTTATTTATTGACCATATTTTTCTTTGTTTTATTCTTGAACATATTTGGATTGATGCCTTTCGGAATTAATGTAACTGGAAATTTAACCGTTACATTTGCATTGGCAATCCTGACATTTTTAATTACAAACCTTACGGCAAATAAAAATTACTGGGGTCATATTTTCTGGATGCCTGGAGTGCCTAAAGCGATGCGAATAATTTTGGCTCCTATTGAATTGTTAGGAATTTTTATTAAACCTTTTTCATTGATGATACGTTTGTATGCAAATATTTTTGCAGGTCATATTGTACTGATGAGTATTATTGGTTTAATGTTTATTTTCAAAAGCTGGTTAGGAAGTAGTTTGTCTTTTGGATTGTCATTCGTGCTTTCCATACTTGAAATATTGGTAGCTTTTTTACAAGCGTATATTTTCACCATGTTATCTGCTTTGTACTTTGGTTCAGCTGTAGAAGAGCATCATCACGAGGAAGCTCATTAA
- the atpE gene encoding ATP synthase F0 subunit C, which yields MQIPTIVGAGLIVIGAGLGIGRIGGSAMDAIARQPEASGKIQTAMLIAAALIEGIGFAALFAS from the coding sequence ATGCAAATTCCAACTATTGTAGGAGCAGGGTTAATTGTAATCGGAGCAGGTTTAGGTATTGGTAGAATTGGTGGTTCAGCAATGGACGCTATTGCTCGTCAACCAGAAGCTTCTGGAAAAATCCAAACAGCTATGCTTATCGCAGCTGCACTTATTGAAGGTATTGGTTTCGCTGCGTTGTTCGCATCTTAA
- a CDS encoding polymer-forming cytoskeletal protein — protein sequence MFDKKPKSYTDLLGKTNRIVEGTTINGDIVSQADFRLDGALNGNFQSSGKIVIGPAGSVTGDIICKNADIEGKFDGKIQVTEILNVKSKASIHGEVICGKLAVEPGADFSASCTMKTNIKNLMLNDGQQTQQKTS from the coding sequence ATGTTTGATAAAAAACCAAAATCGTACACGGATCTTTTAGGAAAAACCAACAGAATAGTGGAAGGAACCACTATAAATGGAGATATTGTTTCTCAGGCAGATTTTAGATTGGATGGAGCATTAAACGGAAATTTTCAATCCAGCGGAAAAATAGTTATTGGGCCAGCAGGAAGTGTTACAGGAGATATTATTTGCAAAAATGCAGACATTGAAGGTAAATTTGACGGCAAGATTCAAGTGACAGAAATCCTGAATGTAAAATCTAAAGCAAGTATTCACGGCGAAGTCATCTGTGGGAAATTAGCAGTAGAGCCTGGTGCTGATTTTAGCGCCTCTTGTACCATGAAAACCAATATAAAAAATCTAATGCTAAATGATGGACAACAAACCCAACAAAAAACAAGCTAG
- the atpA gene encoding F0F1 ATP synthase subunit alpha yields the protein MAEIKPAEISAILRKQVEGFESGATLEEVGTVLQVGDGIARVYGLSNVQYGELVEFDNGLEAIVLNLEEDNVGVVLLGPSTGIKEGSTAKRTQRIASLKVGEQMVGRVVNTLGFPIDGKGPIGGDLYEMPLERKAPGVIFRQPVTEPLQTGIKAVDAMIPVGRGQRELVIGDRQTGKSTVCIDTILNQKEFYDAGKPVFCIYVAIGQKASTVAGIAKMLEEKGAMAYTIIVAANASDPAPMQVYAPFAGAAIGEYFRDSGRPALIVYDDLSKQAVAYREVSLLLRRPPGREAYPGDVFYLHSRLLERACKVIADDGIAKNMNDLPDSLKSIVKGGGSLTALPIIETQAGDVSAYIPTNVISITDGQIFLDGDLFNSGVRPAINVGISVSRVGGNAQIKSMKKVAGTLKLDQAQFRELEAFAKFGSDLDAVTLNVIEKGKRNVEILKQGLNDPYTVEDQVAIIYAGSKNLLRNVPVNKVREFEKDFLEFLNNKHRATLDALKAGKLTDEITDVIETVAKELSAKYN from the coding sequence ATGGCGGAAATCAAACCTGCTGAAATTTCAGCAATATTAAGAAAGCAAGTAGAAGGTTTTGAATCTGGTGCTACACTAGAAGAAGTAGGAACAGTACTTCAAGTTGGAGATGGTATTGCTCGTGTTTACGGGCTTTCTAATGTTCAATACGGAGAATTAGTAGAGTTTGACAATGGATTAGAAGCTATTGTTTTGAATCTTGAAGAAGACAATGTAGGTGTGGTACTTTTAGGACCATCAACAGGAATCAAAGAAGGTTCAACTGCTAAAAGAACACAACGTATTGCTTCTCTTAAAGTAGGAGAACAAATGGTAGGTCGTGTAGTAAACACTCTTGGTTTTCCAATTGATGGAAAAGGACCAATAGGTGGAGATTTATACGAGATGCCTTTGGAAAGAAAAGCTCCTGGAGTTATCTTCCGTCAACCAGTTACTGAGCCATTACAAACAGGTATTAAAGCAGTAGATGCTATGATTCCAGTTGGTCGTGGACAACGTGAGCTAGTTATTGGTGACCGTCAAACAGGTAAATCAACTGTTTGTATCGATACTATCTTAAATCAAAAAGAATTTTACGATGCAGGAAAACCTGTATTTTGTATATATGTTGCAATTGGGCAAAAAGCTTCAACTGTAGCAGGAATTGCTAAAATGTTAGAAGAAAAAGGTGCAATGGCTTACACCATAATTGTTGCAGCTAACGCTTCTGATCCAGCTCCTATGCAAGTGTATGCTCCTTTCGCAGGTGCTGCAATTGGAGAATATTTTAGAGATTCAGGTCGTCCAGCTTTAATTGTTTATGATGATTTATCTAAACAAGCGGTTGCGTATCGTGAAGTTTCTCTTTTATTGAGAAGACCACCGGGACGTGAAGCATATCCTGGAGACGTTTTTTACTTACACAGTCGTTTATTAGAGCGTGCTTGTAAAGTAATCGCAGATGATGGAATTGCTAAAAACATGAATGATTTACCAGATTCATTGAAATCAATTGTAAAAGGTGGTGGTTCATTGACTGCTTTACCAATTATTGAAACTCAAGCTGGTGACGTTTCTGCATATATCCCAACAAACGTAATTTCGATTACAGATGGTCAAATTTTCCTTGATGGAGATTTGTTTAACTCTGGGGTTCGTCCAGCGATTAACGTAGGTATTTCGGTATCTCGTGTTGGTGGAAATGCACAAATTAAATCAATGAAAAAAGTGGCTGGTACATTAAAACTAGATCAAGCACAATTCCGTGAATTGGAAGCGTTTGCTAAATTTGGTTCTGATTTAGATGCTGTTACTTTAAACGTAATTGAAAAAGGAAAAAGAAACGTTGAAATCTTGAAACAAGGTTTGAACGATCCTTATACTGTTGAAGACCAAGTTGCAATTATCTATGCTGGTTCTAAAAACTTATTGAGAAATGTTCCTGTGAACAAAGTAAGAGAATTTGAGAAAGATTTCTTGGAATTCTTGAACAACAAACACAGAGCTACTCTTGATGCGTTGAAAGCAGGAAAATTAACAGACGAAATTACAGATGTAATCGAAACTGTAGCAAAAGAATTATCAGCAAAATATAACTAA
- a CDS encoding GNAT family N-acetyltransferase codes for MKLEIKELTTKEEMLAQFEVMQHLYTKFTLEKYESYLTEMIPHNYKQVAVFEGDVCVGISGLWSGTKLWSGKYLEIDNFIVHPDHRSKGIGKMMTDYIDAKAKETGCTMIVLDAFTGNYTAHRFYYNQGYVPKGFHFLKILNEEGLS; via the coding sequence ATGAAATTAGAAATTAAAGAACTGACTACAAAAGAGGAAATGCTAGCCCAATTTGAAGTAATGCAGCATTTATATACCAAATTTACTTTAGAAAAGTATGAATCCTACCTTACTGAGATGATTCCGCATAATTACAAGCAAGTAGCTGTCTTTGAAGGTGATGTTTGTGTCGGTATTTCGGGATTATGGTCGGGAACTAAACTCTGGTCGGGCAAGTATTTAGAAATAGATAATTTCATTGTTCATCCTGATCATCGTTCGAAAGGTATTGGTAAAATGATGACCGATTATATTGATGCTAAGGCAAAAGAGACGGGCTGTACGATGATTGTTTTGGATGCTTTTACTGGAAATTACACGGCACACCGTTTTTATTACAACCAAGGCTATGTTCCAAAAGGGTTTCATTTCTTAAAAATATTAAATGAAGAAGGATTAAGCTAA
- a CDS encoding F0F1 ATP synthase subunit B, whose translation MDKLINQFELGLFVWQVLIFVGLIFLLKKFAWKPILDAVNDREEGIKNALLSAENARKEMQNLQADNQRILQEARLERDNMLKDAREMKEKMVADAKNEAQVQGLKMIEQAKAAIEGEKNAAMAELKLQVSTLSLSIAEKLLKDELSNKEAQTKLVVQLLGDVKLN comes from the coding sequence ATGGATAAGTTAATAAATCAGTTTGAGTTAGGTTTGTTCGTTTGGCAAGTATTAATATTTGTTGGATTAATATTCTTATTGAAAAAATTCGCTTGGAAACCAATTCTTGATGCAGTTAATGATAGAGAAGAAGGAATCAAAAATGCACTACTTTCTGCTGAAAATGCTAGAAAAGAAATGCAAAATCTTCAAGCTGACAATCAACGTATTTTACAAGAAGCAAGATTAGAGCGTGACAACATGCTTAAAGATGCTCGTGAAATGAAAGAGAAAATGGTTGCTGATGCTAAAAATGAAGCGCAAGTTCAAGGTCTGAAAATGATTGAACAAGCAAAAGCAGCAATCGAAGGTGAAAAAAATGCAGCTATGGCTGAATTGAAATTACAAGTTTCTACTTTGTCATTGAGTATTGCAGAAAAATTATTGAAAGACGAATTGTCTAACAAAGAAGCTCAAACTAAATTAGTTGTTCAACTGTTAGGTGACGTAAAACTGAACTAA
- the atpH gene encoding ATP synthase F1 subunit delta codes for MASTRAAIRYATAILDLANSKGVAEVVNNDMKLIASTINGNLELSTFIQNPTLKVEVKEKALLEVFAGIDVVTQGLFHLLFENKRFEILEGIATEYSKLSDVMNGIEVAKVTTAIPMDDALEAKVKAKIATLSDKKITIENIVDASIIGGFILRIGDKQYNASIANRLQVLKRELSN; via the coding sequence ATGGCAAGTACAAGAGCAGCAATTCGTTATGCAACAGCAATTTTAGATTTGGCAAACTCAAAAGGTGTTGCTGAAGTTGTGAATAACGATATGAAATTGATTGCTTCAACAATCAACGGGAACTTGGAATTGAGTACTTTTATTCAAAATCCAACTTTGAAAGTTGAGGTTAAAGAGAAAGCACTTTTAGAAGTTTTTGCAGGTATTGATGTAGTTACTCAGGGGTTATTTCATTTGTTATTTGAAAACAAAAGATTCGAAATTCTAGAAGGTATCGCTACAGAATACAGTAAATTATCTGACGTGATGAACGGTATTGAAGTAGCTAAAGTTACTACAGCCATTCCTATGGATGATGCATTAGAAGCTAAAGTTAAAGCTAAAATTGCAACCCTTTCAGATAAGAAAATTACAATTGAAAATATAGTAGATGCTTCTATCATAGGAGGGTTTATTCTAAGAATAGGCGACAAGCAGTATAATGCTTCAATTGCCAACAGATTACAAGTATTAAAAAGAGAGTTAAGTAATTAG
- the atpG gene encoding ATP synthase F1 subunit gamma, translated as MANLKEIRNRITSVSSTMQITSAMKMVSAAKLKKAQDAITAMRPYAEKLTELLQNLSATLEGDAGGEFTTQREIKKVLLVVVTSNRGLAGAFNTNAIKEAKNRAAFYEGKQVDIFAIGKKGNDVLSKTLSVVDNQSAIFDTLTFDNVALISDMLTQKFVSGEYDKIELIYNQFKNAATQIVQTEQFLPLAPIKSDKPVSTGDYIFEPSKEEIVLTLIPKSLKTQLYKGIRDSFASEHGARMTAMHKATDNATELRNQLKLTYNKARQASITNEILEIVGGAEALNG; from the coding sequence ATGGCAAATTTAAAGGAAATCCGTAATAGAATTACTTCCGTTTCATCTACGATGCAAATTACATCGGCAATGAAAATGGTTTCTGCAGCAAAGCTAAAGAAAGCACAAGATGCAATCACAGCAATGCGCCCTTATGCCGAAAAATTAACGGAATTATTGCAAAATCTTTCTGCTACACTAGAAGGTGATGCGGGCGGAGAGTTTACAACACAACGTGAAATCAAGAAAGTATTACTTGTTGTAGTAACTTCTAATAGAGGTTTGGCAGGTGCTTTTAACACGAATGCAATTAAAGAAGCTAAAAATCGTGCAGCCTTTTACGAAGGTAAACAAGTGGATATTTTTGCTATTGGAAAAAAAGGAAATGATGTTTTGAGTAAAACGCTTTCAGTTGTTGATAATCAAAGTGCTATTTTTGACACCTTGACTTTTGACAATGTAGCTTTAATTTCAGACATGTTGACTCAGAAGTTTGTTTCTGGTGAATATGACAAAATCGAATTGATTTACAATCAGTTTAAAAATGCAGCGACACAAATCGTTCAAACAGAACAATTTTTGCCACTTGCACCTATTAAATCGGATAAACCAGTTTCTACTGGAGATTATATTTTTGAACCTTCAAAAGAAGAGATTGTATTGACTTTGATTCCAAAATCATTGAAAACACAATTGTACAAAGGGATTCGTGATTCGTTTGCATCAGAACACGGCGCTCGTATGACCGCAATGCACAAAGCAACGGATAACGCAACTGAATTGAGAAATCAATTAAAACTGACTTACAATAAAGCGCGTCAGGCTTCGATTACTAATGAGATCCTAGAGATTGTTGGTGGAGCGGAAGCATTGAACGGATAA
- a CDS encoding ABC transporter ATP-binding protein: MIQVNNLSKTYNGTTVLNIETLEIPKGQSFGLVGNNGAGKTTFFSLLLDLIQPSTGNIINNNVQVNTSENWKPFTASFLDESFLIGYLTPEEYFYFIGDLRGQNKADIDALLAKHEEFFNGEILKNKKYLRDLSKGNQKKVGIIATLIGNPEVVILDEPFANLDPTTVNRLKKIIKELAENPEITVLVSSHDLLHTVEVCDRIVALNKGEIVKDIQTSRETLQELEMFFAV, from the coding sequence ATGATACAAGTAAACAACCTTTCAAAAACATATAACGGAACTACAGTTCTAAACATTGAAACGCTTGAGATTCCAAAAGGACAAAGCTTTGGTTTAGTAGGAAATAATGGAGCCGGAAAAACTACTTTTTTCAGTTTGTTATTGGATTTAATCCAGCCTTCAACGGGAAATATTATCAATAATAATGTTCAAGTAAATACGAGTGAAAACTGGAAACCGTTTACCGCTTCTTTTCTGGACGAAAGCTTTTTAATAGGTTACTTAACACCCGAAGAATACTTTTATTTCATTGGCGATTTACGTGGTCAAAACAAAGCCGATATTGATGCATTGCTGGCTAAACATGAAGAGTTTTTTAACGGTGAAATCCTTAAAAACAAAAAATATTTACGCGATTTGTCCAAAGGAAACCAAAAGAAAGTGGGGATTATTGCTACGCTTATTGGAAATCCGGAAGTGGTAATTCTAGACGAACCCTTTGCTAATTTAGATCCAACGACGGTAAATAGATTAAAGAAAATCATCAAAGAACTGGCTGAAAATCCCGAAATTACTGTTCTGGTTTCAAGTCATGATTTATTGCATACGGTGGAGGTTTGCGATAGAATTGTAGCACTAAACAAAGGAGAAATTGTAAAAGATATTCAAACCTCCAGAGAGACACTTCAAGAACTGGAAATGTTTTTTGCAGTTTAA
- a CDS encoding AtpZ/AtpI family protein, with amino-acid sequence MDNKPNKKQASKWIALINIPIQMGVIIFLFSYLGNWLDENHPSPKLYYNKILIMIGVALALYNVIRQVKEINKSE; translated from the coding sequence ATGGACAACAAACCCAACAAAAAACAAGCTAGTAAATGGATTGCCTTGATTAATATCCCAATTCAAATGGGGGTAATCATCTTTCTGTTTTCTTACCTTGGGAATTGGTTAGATGAAAATCATCCTAGTCCTAAATTATATTACAATAAAATTCTGATTATGATTGGTGTCGCATTAGCCTTATACAATGTTATACGACAAGTAAAGGAAATCAACAAATCAGAGTAA
- a CDS encoding tetratricopeptide repeat protein: protein MKTNTFRQLFSIGFLLFLIACSTKKDTFLARKSHALSTKYNILYNGQIGLDKGVVGIKAGSRDNFWKRLPIEKMQMKEEFVAGEKPKNADFELAESKATKAIQKHSMNIDGREKNSQIDEAYLLLGKSRYYDQRFVPALDAFNYILYKYPNSSNIYEAKIWREKTNMRLGNDALVVKNISKLLDEQKLSNQVVANANALLSEAFLNLEEKDSAVAKLKIAEKYTKVKAEKARYRFILGQLYEELGKKDSAIYSYQSVIDMKRKVAREYVIQSQVKKAQLFDYEKGDTTSFVNTFNKLLADRENRPFLDVIYYQMGVFHDKNNNQKQALKYYNSSLKKATTDQYLIASNYRNLGNMYFKNTDYPVAAKYYDSTLVKLDIKTREYLSIQKTRKNLDEVIEYESIAKRNDSIINVASLSETDRVLYFEKYIDTLKKSDEKKKISEEKEKVRIETIERNTKPTTIDAAVAGQDIGKPKKASLSPPSIADVASNQASAFYFYNPTTVSFGKVEFKKLWGERSLGGNWRLSTTKNSVTVNDTLNGNKIPTDNKVAAENIIEKYSTDFYIKQLPKSKAELDSIVKERNFVYYQLGVVYKEKFKEYNLASSKLEQLLTYNPEEKLVLPSMYNLFKIYQITDANKAEEMRKRISSQYPDSRYAQIINNTNLNEAAANATPESEYNKWYKLYKEGNYAVVLEKSDALISQFSGDEIVSKFELLKANTIGKLRGLIAYKNALQYVADNYPNSEEGKNAQEIVTTQIPFLEQMSFNTTDTKNWKILYKVGNREDKNTKIIEEKIKKLISDENYQNLTYSYDVYTEKENFITIHGINSEVYANAITRTLKEDKKYKLEEPAIVVSNDNYKVIQIKKSLEVYLAPKNP, encoded by the coding sequence TTGAAAACCAATACATTTAGACAACTATTTTCTATAGGATTTTTGCTCTTTTTGATAGCATGTTCTACCAAGAAGGATACTTTTTTGGCTAGAAAATCCCATGCTTTAAGTACTAAATACAACATTTTATACAACGGTCAAATAGGACTGGATAAAGGTGTAGTAGGTATAAAAGCCGGCAGCCGCGATAATTTTTGGAAACGTTTGCCAATTGAAAAAATGCAAATGAAAGAAGAGTTCGTTGCAGGAGAAAAACCCAAAAATGCTGATTTTGAATTGGCGGAAAGCAAAGCCACAAAGGCAATTCAGAAACATTCGATGAACATTGACGGAAGAGAAAAAAATAGCCAAATTGATGAAGCCTATTTATTGCTTGGTAAATCTCGATATTACGACCAAAGATTTGTTCCCGCATTAGACGCGTTCAATTACATCTTATACAAATATCCAAACAGTAGCAATATTTACGAGGCCAAAATTTGGCGTGAAAAAACCAACATGCGTTTAGGAAATGATGCATTGGTGGTTAAAAATATATCCAAACTTCTAGACGAACAAAAACTAAGCAATCAGGTTGTGGCAAATGCCAATGCACTTTTATCAGAAGCTTTCTTGAATTTGGAGGAAAAAGACAGTGCAGTAGCAAAACTAAAAATAGCCGAAAAGTACACCAAAGTAAAAGCTGAAAAAGCCAGATATCGTTTTATACTGGGACAATTGTATGAAGAACTAGGGAAAAAAGATAGCGCAATATACAGCTACCAGTCCGTTATTGACATGAAAAGAAAAGTGGCAAGAGAATATGTTATTCAATCCCAAGTCAAAAAAGCACAACTGTTTGATTATGAAAAAGGAGATACCACGTCTTTTGTAAATACATTCAATAAGCTACTTGCAGATCGAGAAAACCGACCTTTTTTAGATGTAATTTATTACCAAATGGGTGTTTTTCATGATAAAAACAACAACCAGAAACAAGCGTTAAAATATTACAACTCTTCACTTAAAAAAGCAACCACAGACCAATATTTAATTGCGTCAAATTACCGAAATTTAGGAAATATGTATTTCAAAAATACGGATTATCCTGTGGCTGCTAAATATTACGACAGTACGTTAGTAAAACTGGATATTAAAACTAGAGAATACCTTTCGATTCAAAAAACCAGAAAAAATTTAGATGAAGTTATAGAATACGAATCTATTGCCAAAAGAAATGACAGTATTATTAACGTCGCTTCTTTGTCGGAAACGGATCGTGTTTTATATTTTGAAAAATACATTGATACTTTAAAAAAATCGGATGAAAAGAAGAAAATTTCAGAAGAGAAAGAAAAAGTAAGAATTGAAACGATAGAAAGAAATACTAAACCCACTACAATTGATGCAGCTGTTGCGGGGCAAGATATAGGAAAGCCCAAAAAAGCATCCTTGTCACCTCCTTCCATTGCGGATGTTGCCAGTAATCAAGCCAGCGCATTCTATTTTTATAATCCTACCACCGTATCCTTTGGAAAAGTGGAATTTAAAAAATTATGGGGAGAACGGTCTTTGGGTGGAAATTGGCGATTGTCCACCACTAAAAATAGTGTAACCGTGAATGACACTTTAAATGGGAATAAAATACCGACAGATAATAAAGTAGCAGCGGAAAATATAATTGAAAAATACTCGACTGATTTTTATATAAAACAACTTCCAAAATCAAAAGCGGAATTAGACAGTATTGTAAAAGAACGCAATTTTGTCTATTACCAACTTGGTGTTGTTTATAAAGAAAAATTCAAAGAATACAATTTAGCGAGCAGTAAATTAGAGCAATTATTGACGTACAATCCGGAGGAAAAACTAGTGCTTCCTTCGATGTACAACTTGTTTAAAATTTACCAGATTACTGATGCAAACAAAGCCGAAGAAATGAGAAAAAGAATATCTTCTCAATACCCGGATTCTCGCTATGCGCAAATTATAAACAATACAAATTTGAATGAGGCTGCAGCCAATGCAACTCCAGAAAGCGAATATAACAAATGGTATAAGCTATATAAGGAAGGAAACTATGCTGTTGTTTTAGAAAAATCAGATGCACTGATTAGTCAGTTTTCCGGGGACGAAATTGTGTCTAAATTTGAATTGCTTAAAGCAAATACTATTGGAAAACTAAGAGGATTAATTGCCTATAAAAACGCATTGCAATATGTGGCGGATAATTATCCAAATAGTGAGGAAGGCAAAAATGCACAAGAAATAGTGACGACTCAAATCCCATTTTTGGAACAAATGAGTTTTAATACCACGGATACCAAAAACTGGAAAATTCTTTATAAAGTTGGGAATCGAGAAGATAAAAACACTAAAATAATAGAAGAAAAAATCAAGAAATTAATCTCAGACGAAAATTATCAAAACCTGACTTATTCGTATGATGTATATACCGAAAAAGAAAATTTCATAACCATTCATGGGATTAATTCTGAAGTTTATGCAAATGCAATAACTAGAACTTTAAAAGAAGATAAAAAATATAAGCTGGAGGAACCTGCTATTGTAGTTTCTAATGATAACTACAAAGTAATTCAAATCAAGAAAAGTCTTGAAGTGTATTTAGCACCCAAAAATCCTTAG